The DNA sequence GCGGTGCCAGGTGCACACCGATACGACCGGCGCCCCAGACTTCGATCGCAGCGTCGGTCACTTCCAGCAGCAGACGGGCACGGTTTTCCAGGGAGCCGCCGTAGATGTCGGTGCGCTGGTTGGTGCTGCTTTGCAGGAACTGGTCGAGCAGGTAGCCGTTGGCGCCGTGGATTTCCACGCCGTCGAAACCGGCAGCCTTGGCGTTTTCCGCACCGACGCGGTAAGCGTCGACGATGTCGGCGATTTCAGCGGTTTCCAGTGCACGTGGCGTCGGATAGTCGGCCAGTGGGCGAACCAGGCTGACGTGACCTTTTGGCTGGATGGCGCTCGGTGCCACCGGCGCTTCGCCGTTCAGGTACGACGGGTGGGAGACCCGGCCGACGTGCCACAGTTGCAGGACGATCTTGCCACCAGCGGCGTGAACGGCCTTGGTCACGTTGGTCCAGCCGCGCACCTGGTCGTTGGACCAGATGCCGGGGGTGTCCGGGTAGCCGACGCCCATCGGGGTCACCGAGGTGGCTTCGCTGAGGATCAGGCCGGCCGAGGCGCGTTGTACGTAGTACTCGGCCATCAGCGCGTTCGGTACGCGGCCTTCGTCGGCGCGGCAGCGGGTCAGCGGCGCCATGATGATGCGGTTGGACAGCTCGAGGTCGCCCAGTTTGATCGGATCGAAAATTGTTGCCATGAGATACAACCCTCGTGAGGTAAGTGAGTGAATCAGTTAGCGGTGGCCAGCTCGGGATTGCCGTTCTGGCGGAATGTGATCAGGGTCACCAGCAGTGCGAGGACTGCCAGCGCAGCGGCAGCAAGAGGCACGCTGGTCAGGCCGTAGCCGTGGGCAATGACGCTGCCGCCGACCCAGGCGCCGAGGGCGTTGCCGACGTTGAAGGCGCCGATGTTCAGGGTCGACACCAGATTCGGTGCGGCCTGGCCGTAGGTCACGACGTTCACTTGCAGGGCAGGCACGGCGGCGAAACACGCGGTGGCCCAGAGGAACAGGGTGATTTCGGTGGGGATCAGCGCGATGCTGGTCCAGGTCAGTACGGTAGAGGTCACGGCCATGGCGATGAACACGCCGATCAGGGTCGCGGCCAGGCCCTTGTCGGCCAGTTTTCCGCCGAGGATGTTGCCGACGGTCAGGCCCAGGCCGATGAGCATCAGGGTCCAGGTCACGCCACGAGGCGAGACGCCGGTGACATCGCCCAGCAACGGTGCGACGTAAGTGAACAGGGTGAACACCGAGGCGGCGAACAGTGCGGTCATGCTCAGCGACAGCCAGATACCGGCGCCTTTGAGTGCGGCCAGTTCGGCACGCATGTCGAGTTTTTCTTCGTCACGCTTGGCCGGCAGGAAGCGGATCAGGCCGATCAGCGCGATCACACCGATCACGGTCACTGCCCAGAAGGTCGAACGCCAGCCGGCTTCCTGACCGAGGGCGGTGCCCAGCGGTACGCCGAGTACGTTGGCCAGGGTCAGGCCGGTGAACATCAGGGCTACGGCCGAGGCGCGTTTGTTCGGCGCCACCAGGTTGGCCGCGACCACCGAACCGATGCCGAAGAACGCGCCGTGGCAGAGGGCGGTG is a window from the Pseudomonas gozinkensis genome containing:
- a CDS encoding alkene reductase gives rise to the protein MATIFDPIKLGDLELSNRIIMAPLTRCRADEGRVPNALMAEYYVQRASAGLILSEATSVTPMGVGYPDTPGIWSNDQVRGWTNVTKAVHAAGGKIVLQLWHVGRVSHPSYLNGEAPVAPSAIQPKGHVSLVRPLADYPTPRALETAEIADIVDAYRVGAENAKAAGFDGVEIHGANGYLLDQFLQSSTNQRTDIYGGSLENRARLLLEVTDAAIEVWGAGRIGVHLAPRADSHDMGDDNLAETFTYVARELGKRGIAFICSREKEGADSLGPQLKEAFGGAYIANERFTKDSANAWLAEGKADAVAFGIPFIANPDLPARLKADAPLNEPHPETFYGKGAVGYLDYPTL
- a CDS encoding MFS transporter; the protein is MPLSLLILALSAFAIGTTEFVIMGLLPNVAADLGVSIPGAGWLVTGYALGVAIGAPFMAMATAKLPRKAALVTLMGIFIIGNLLCAIASDYNVLMFARVVTALCHGAFFGIGSVVAANLVAPNKRASAVALMFTGLTLANVLGVPLGTALGQEAGWRSTFWAVTVIGVIALIGLIRFLPAKRDEEKLDMRAELAALKGAGIWLSLSMTALFAASVFTLFTYVAPLLGDVTGVSPRGVTWTLMLIGLGLTVGNILGGKLADKGLAATLIGVFIAMAVTSTVLTWTSIALIPTEITLFLWATACFAAVPALQVNVVTYGQAAPNLVSTLNIGAFNVGNALGAWVGGSVIAHGYGLTSVPLAAAALAVLALLVTLITFRQNGNPELATAN